The proteins below come from a single Juglans regia cultivar Chandler chromosome 12, Walnut 2.0, whole genome shotgun sequence genomic window:
- the LOC109005939 gene encoding bifunctional 3-dehydroquinate dehydratase/shikimate dehydrogenase, chloroplastic isoform X2 — MESSNVLLASSAALQMGSGGRNNPTLVCAPIMAESVDKMVINMNKAKQGDADLVEIRLDSLKSFNPSNDLKTIIKASPLPTLFTYRPKWEGGQYDGDEKKRLDALRLAMEFGADYIDVELQVACEFNDSIYGRKPENSKVIVSSHNYQDTPSAEDLGNLVARIQATGADIVKIATTALEIADVARIFQITVHSQVPIIGIVMGERGFMSRILCPKFGGFLTFGTIESGIVSAPGQPTMKDLLHLYNLRRIGPDTKVFGIIGKPVHHSKSPMLYNEAFKSVCFNGVYIPLLVDDVANFLQTYSSTDFAGFSCTIPHKEAALKCCDEVDPVAKSIGAVNCIIRRPTDGKLVGYNTDYVGAISAIEDGLRGSHNSSNTADSPLAGKLFVVIGAGGAGKALAYGAKEKGARVVIANRTYDRARELADTIGGDALSLANLDNFHPEDGMILANSTSIGMQPKVDETPIPKHALRSYSLVFDAVYTPKMTRLLREAEESGAKIVTGLEMFIGQAYEQFERFTGLPAPKELFRKVMANN; from the exons ATGGAGTCTAGCAACGTTCTG ctTGCTTCTTCTGCTGCTCTGCAAATGGGAAGTGGAGGGAGGAATAATCCAACTCTAGTCTGTGCTCCTATAATGGCGGAATCGGTGGATAAGATGGTGATTAATATGAACAAGGCGAAACAAGGTGATGCTGACCTTGTAGAGATCCGATTGGATAGTTTGAAGAGCTTCAATCCTTCTAATGATCTCAAAACTATTATTAAAGCGTCTCCGTTGCCCACTCTATTCACTTACAG ACCAAAATGGGAAGGTGGTCAGTATGATGGTGATGAAAAGAAGCGATTGGATGCCCTTCGATTAGCCATGGAGTTTGGAGCTGATTACATTGATGTTGAGCTCCAG GTTGCCTGTGAGTTTAATGATTCCATTTATGGAAGGAAGCCCGAAAATTCCAAAGTCATTGTATCTTCTCACAATTATCAAGACACTCCATCTGCGGAGGACCTTGGCAACCTTGTGGCAAGAATACAAGCAACTGGTGCTGATATAGTGAAGATTGCAACAACGGCATTGGAGATTGCTGATGTGGCACGCATTTTCCAAATAACTGTGCATTCTCAA GTTCCAATTATAGGAATTGTTATGGGTGAGAGAGGTTTTATGTCGCGGATACTATGCCCAAAATTTGGTGGGTTTCTCACGTTTGGTACCATTGAGTCGGGAATAGTTTCTGCCCCTGGTCAACCAACAATGAAGGATCTTTTACATCTATACAACCTCAGACGGATAGGGCCAGATACAAAAGTGTTTGGCATAATTGGGAAGCCTGTTCACCACAGCAAATCACCTATGTTATACAATGAAGCATTCAAGTCAGTTTGTTTCAATGGAGTTTATATACCTCTCTTGGTGGATGACGTTGCAAATTTTCTTCAAACTTACTCATCCACAGATTTTGCTGGATTTAG TTGTACAATTCCTCACAAGGAGGCTGCTCTAAAGTGCTGTGATGAGGTCGATCCAGTTGCGAAG TCAATAGGAGCTGTGAATTGCATTATAAGGAGACCCACCGATGGGAAGTTAGTTGGTTACAATACTGATTATGTTGGTGCAATTTCTGCTATTGAAGATGGACTGCGAG GTTCTCATAATAGTAGCAATACTGCTGATTCACCCTTAGCTGGTAAGCTGTTTGTGGTCATTGGTGCTGGAGGTGCTGGCAAGGCGCTTGCTTATGGTGCAAAAGAAAAGGGAGCCAGGGTTGTGATTGCCAATCGCACTTATG ATCGTGCCAGAGAACTTGCTGATACCATTGGTGGAGATGCTTTATCTCTTGCCAATCTAGATAATTTCCACCCGGAGGATGGTATGATTCTTGCCAACTCAACATCCATTGGAATGCAACCAAAAGTTGATGAAACGCCCATTCCTAAG CATGCTCTGAGATCATACTCATTAGTTTTTGATGCTGTTTACACCCCCAAAATGACTAGACTTTTGAGGGAAGCAGAAGAATCTGGAGCCAAAATTGTTACAGGGTTGGAGATGTTCATAGGACAGGCATATGAGCAGTTTGAGAGGTTCACGGGGTTGCCTG CACCAAAGGAGCTATTTAGAAAAGTTATGGCCAATAACTAG
- the LOC109005782 gene encoding uncharacterized protein LOC109005782, producing the protein MVLTWILNTINPSLANSLDYHDDPRAVWLDLESRFCHGNNARLFHLKREISNLHQNHLSIPDYYNSIKQLWDELGNLQPTTDATTLEQRAEDERVFQFLLGLNDSFATLRSQILATDPLPSLNRVFSILFQEEQQRLLQVSHISSGPIALAARNSIHELPPLKCSECGKDGHLRNRCWLIVGYPPGREPRNHRKPSLLGKPPSATVHLADSSSSPIPRLSPEDYQQLKLLLKTPTPMANFVGNSFSTPSVFYPHTDWIIDSGASDHMRHC; encoded by the coding sequence ATGGTCCTCACTTGGATCCTCAACACCATTAACCCTTCTCTTGCAAATTCCCTTGATTACCACGATGACCCCCGTGCTGTTTGGCTCGATCTTGAGTCCCGTTTTTGCCACGGCAACAACGCTCgcttatttcatctcaaacgAGAGATCTCTAACCTTCACCAAAACCATCTCTCCATACCCGATTATTACAATAGCATCAAACAACTATGGGATGAATTAGGAAACCTCCAACCCACCACCGATGCCACCACTTTAGAGCAAAGAGCTGAGGACGAACGGGTGTTCCAATTTCTTTTGGGACTCAATGATTCGTTCGCAACCCTTCGGTCCCAAATCCTTGCCACCGATCCTCTTCCATCTCTGAACCGAGTCTTCTCCATCCTCTTTCAAGAGGAACAACAACGACTCCTCCAAGTTTCTCATATTTCGTCGGGACCCATAGCCCTTGCCGCTCGAAATTCCATCCACGAACTGCCACCTCTCAAATGCTCCGAATGTGGTAAAGATGGACACCTGCGCAACCGATGTTGGCTCATCGTCGGATACCCACCTGGGCGTGAACCTCGCAACCATCGCAAGCCTTCGCTGCTCGGGAAACCACCCTCTGCCACCGTTCATCTCGCCGATTCCTCCTCGAGTCCCATCCCAAGGCTCTCTCCGGAAGACTATCAACAGCTAAAACTTCTCCTGAAAACCCCCACTCCGATGGCAAACTTTGTTGGTAACTCCTTCTCAACCCCCTCTGTTTTTTATCCTCACACGGATTGGATAATCGACAGTGGCGCTAGTGATCATATGAGACACTGTTGA
- the LOC109005939 gene encoding bifunctional 3-dehydroquinate dehydratase/shikimate dehydrogenase, chloroplastic isoform X1 — protein MESSNVLVPLTLASSAALQMGSGGRNNPTLVCAPIMAESVDKMVINMNKAKQGDADLVEIRLDSLKSFNPSNDLKTIIKASPLPTLFTYRPKWEGGQYDGDEKKRLDALRLAMEFGADYIDVELQVACEFNDSIYGRKPENSKVIVSSHNYQDTPSAEDLGNLVARIQATGADIVKIATTALEIADVARIFQITVHSQVPIIGIVMGERGFMSRILCPKFGGFLTFGTIESGIVSAPGQPTMKDLLHLYNLRRIGPDTKVFGIIGKPVHHSKSPMLYNEAFKSVCFNGVYIPLLVDDVANFLQTYSSTDFAGFSCTIPHKEAALKCCDEVDPVAKSIGAVNCIIRRPTDGKLVGYNTDYVGAISAIEDGLRGSHNSSNTADSPLAGKLFVVIGAGGAGKALAYGAKEKGARVVIANRTYDRARELADTIGGDALSLANLDNFHPEDGMILANSTSIGMQPKVDETPIPKHALRSYSLVFDAVYTPKMTRLLREAEESGAKIVTGLEMFIGQAYEQFERFTGLPAPKELFRKVMANN, from the exons ATGGAGTCTAGCAACGTTCTGGTACCACTTACT ctTGCTTCTTCTGCTGCTCTGCAAATGGGAAGTGGAGGGAGGAATAATCCAACTCTAGTCTGTGCTCCTATAATGGCGGAATCGGTGGATAAGATGGTGATTAATATGAACAAGGCGAAACAAGGTGATGCTGACCTTGTAGAGATCCGATTGGATAGTTTGAAGAGCTTCAATCCTTCTAATGATCTCAAAACTATTATTAAAGCGTCTCCGTTGCCCACTCTATTCACTTACAG ACCAAAATGGGAAGGTGGTCAGTATGATGGTGATGAAAAGAAGCGATTGGATGCCCTTCGATTAGCCATGGAGTTTGGAGCTGATTACATTGATGTTGAGCTCCAG GTTGCCTGTGAGTTTAATGATTCCATTTATGGAAGGAAGCCCGAAAATTCCAAAGTCATTGTATCTTCTCACAATTATCAAGACACTCCATCTGCGGAGGACCTTGGCAACCTTGTGGCAAGAATACAAGCAACTGGTGCTGATATAGTGAAGATTGCAACAACGGCATTGGAGATTGCTGATGTGGCACGCATTTTCCAAATAACTGTGCATTCTCAA GTTCCAATTATAGGAATTGTTATGGGTGAGAGAGGTTTTATGTCGCGGATACTATGCCCAAAATTTGGTGGGTTTCTCACGTTTGGTACCATTGAGTCGGGAATAGTTTCTGCCCCTGGTCAACCAACAATGAAGGATCTTTTACATCTATACAACCTCAGACGGATAGGGCCAGATACAAAAGTGTTTGGCATAATTGGGAAGCCTGTTCACCACAGCAAATCACCTATGTTATACAATGAAGCATTCAAGTCAGTTTGTTTCAATGGAGTTTATATACCTCTCTTGGTGGATGACGTTGCAAATTTTCTTCAAACTTACTCATCCACAGATTTTGCTGGATTTAG TTGTACAATTCCTCACAAGGAGGCTGCTCTAAAGTGCTGTGATGAGGTCGATCCAGTTGCGAAG TCAATAGGAGCTGTGAATTGCATTATAAGGAGACCCACCGATGGGAAGTTAGTTGGTTACAATACTGATTATGTTGGTGCAATTTCTGCTATTGAAGATGGACTGCGAG GTTCTCATAATAGTAGCAATACTGCTGATTCACCCTTAGCTGGTAAGCTGTTTGTGGTCATTGGTGCTGGAGGTGCTGGCAAGGCGCTTGCTTATGGTGCAAAAGAAAAGGGAGCCAGGGTTGTGATTGCCAATCGCACTTATG ATCGTGCCAGAGAACTTGCTGATACCATTGGTGGAGATGCTTTATCTCTTGCCAATCTAGATAATTTCCACCCGGAGGATGGTATGATTCTTGCCAACTCAACATCCATTGGAATGCAACCAAAAGTTGATGAAACGCCCATTCCTAAG CATGCTCTGAGATCATACTCATTAGTTTTTGATGCTGTTTACACCCCCAAAATGACTAGACTTTTGAGGGAAGCAGAAGAATCTGGAGCCAAAATTGTTACAGGGTTGGAGATGTTCATAGGACAGGCATATGAGCAGTTTGAGAGGTTCACGGGGTTGCCTG CACCAAAGGAGCTATTTAGAAAAGTTATGGCCAATAACTAG